The DNA region GCGGGCACCTACGCGCGCCTCGGCAACCCGGGCTCCGTGCAGGTCAACCAGACCGTGCAGGTGTACGGCTGGGGCGCCACCTCGCAGTGCGGCCAGGAGATCAACTGCCAGTCGCGGCTCCTGAAGGTCGCCAACGTCGTCGTCACCGGCGGCTGCCGCGACGCCTACCAGGGCCAGGCCATCTGCGCCCGGCGCGGCAACGGCATCACCGCGGGCGGCGACTCGGGCGGCCCGATGATGGCCAACGGCATCCAGGTCGGCGTCGCGTCCACCAGCGACCGCCAGACCACGACCGCGTACACGAACGTGACGGCGTACCGCTCCTGGATCCAGAGCGTCGCGGGCGTCTGACCGCCCCGCCGCCTCCCTCACTCGAGTGAGCAGGCGACACGCTGAGCGGACACCACGCTGAGCAGGCACCACCCAAGCCAGTCCCGTCGCCTCCGCGCGGTCACCGCGCGGAGGCGACGCCGGTACCGCAGCCCCGGCCGACCGCCCGGCCCTCCCGCACAGTTCGGAGACCAGCACGTTGCGTTCCCGCCCGCGCGCCCTGACCGCCGCAGCCCTCGCCGCCACCCTGGCCCTCGGTCTCGCCCCCGCCGCCGACGCGGCGCGACCGGACCACGGACCACCACCGGCGCACACGGAACGGCAGGACCTCGCACGGCAGGACTCCGCAGCGCCCGCCACCCCGGCGACGCACCCGCACGCGACGGTCCCTGTCCGCTCGTACGCGAACGTCCTCGACCTGCAAGGCGTCCCGACCGCCGCGCAGCCCGGCGAGTTCAACCCGGTCAACGTCTTCGCCGACCGCGGTGCCTGGCACGCCTACGCGCTGCCGTCCGCCGACGACCAGGCCTCGTACGGCGGCTTCAGCGGGCCGCTGCACATCGCCCAGGAGTACCCCTGGTGGCTGAGCAAGTCCTTCAGCCGCATCCGGCTCACCGAAGCGGGCAAGAACCTCGACCTCGGCGCGGGCGGCGCCCCGCGCCTGACCTCGCTGCCCGGGGCGCTGCGCCAGACCTACCGCCTCGACGGCCTGCGGCTCACCCTGGACCTGCGCTTCGCCACCGACCGGACCGCCCTGGTCCGGGCCCGGATCCACAACACCGGCCGGGTGCCGCGCACGCTCGGCGCAGGCTGGACCGGCACCCTGCTGCGGCCCGACGCGCCGCCCCAGCGCGACGCGCCCGCCCTCACCGCCACCGCCCGCGGCGCCGCCGTCGGCTTCGCCAGGGTCCGCGAGAAGTGGGACTACCTCACCGACGGCACCGAGCGCTTCGAGGTCACCCATCGCGAGCCCGTCCGCACCACCGTCACGGGCGACACCTACCGCAGCGACCTCGTCGCGCCCCTGACCCTCGCCCCCGGCGCGGCCCGCAGCCTGGACTGGACCGAGAGCTACACGTTCACTGCCGCCGAGCGGGCCCGCGAGGCCACCTCGGTACGTCGCGTCCTCGCCCACCCGGACGCCAACGCGACCGCTGGGGAGGCGCGTTGGCGCCGCTACGTCGCCGCCGTCACCCGCGGCGTGCCCGCCGACCGGCGGCGCCTCGCCGTGAAGTCGCTTCAGACCCTCGTCACCAACTGGCGATCCGCCGCCGGGCGGATCCGGCACGACGCCATCAGCCCCTCGATCTCCTACAAGTGGTTCACCGGCGGCGTCTGGGCCTGGGACACCTGGAAGCAGGCCGTCGGCACCGCGCGCTTCGACCCCCGGCTCGCCCAGTCGCAGATCCGCGCCATGTTCGACCACCAGGTCCGGCCGGACTCACCGACCCGGCCGCAGGACGCCGGCATGATCCCCGACGCCGTCTTCTTCAACGCCCCGTCCGACGGCGGCGGCAACTGGAACGAACGCAACAGCAAACCCCCGTTGGCCGCCTGGGCCGTGCGGGAGGTCTACCGGCGCGGCGGCGACCGTGCCTTCCTGCGCGAGATGTACCCGAAGCTCGCCGCCTACCAGGCCTGGTGGTACCGCAACCGTGACCACGACCACGACGGGCTCGCCGAGTACGGCGCGACCGTCGACCCGGCCAACGACAGCGCCGAACAGCGCAGGCTCGCCGCCGCCTGGGAGAGCGGCATGGACAACGCCCCGCGCTTCGACGCCGCCCTCGGCACCTCCGTCGTGACCAACCGCGACGCCTCGGGCACGGTCACCGGCTACTCCCTCACCCAGGAATCCGTCGACCTCAACGCCTATCTCGCCGCCGACCAGGAGCACCTCGCCGCCATCGCCCGCACGCTGGGGGACCGCGCGGGGGAGCGGCGCTGGCGCGGCCGGGCCGAGGCCACGCACCGGGCGGTGCGCGAGCGGATGTACGAGCCGGGGGACGGTTGGTTCCACGACATCGCTCTCGACGGCGGTGAGCGGCTCACCGCGCGGGGCCGGGGCATCGAGGGCGCCATCCCGCTGTGGACCGGCACGGCGTCGCGCGCACAGGCCGCCGCCGTACGCGACCGCCTCACCGACTCGCGCGAATTCGCCACCCCCGTCCCGTTCCCGACCGTCGCCCGCAGCTCGCCCCACTTCGCCCCGCAGCGCTACTGGCGCGGCCCCGTCTGGCTGGACCAGGCCTACTTCGCGCAGGCGGGCCTGCGGCGCTACGGCCACACGGCACCGGCCCGCGCCCTCACGGACCGGCTCCTGACCGCGGCCCACGGCCTCTCGGCCCGGGGCCCGGTCATGGAGAACTACGACCCCCTGACCGGCGCGCCCCTGAACTCGCCCAACTTCAGCTGGTCGGCGGCGCTGCTGCTGCCGATGCTGAGCCGGCGCTGAAGCCGCTGGTGTGGGTGTGGGTGCGGGTGCGGGTGCGGGGGCTGGCGCGGGCGTCGGCGGACGGGAATCCGGGGCAGGACTTTGAGTCAGGATCTCGCGCCAGAATTCGGCGTGAGGACTCCGCGCCAGGATTCCGCTCAGGGCGTCCAGCGGTGCGCGTATCCCTCGCGCAACGGGCCGCCCAGCAGGTCGAGCACCTGTCTCGCCGCCGCGGCGAGGGGCGCGGGGTCGGCCCGTTCGGCGACGGTCCGATGGCCGCGCAGGAGCGCCGCGCCCAGGACCGGATCCGCTTCGAGGAGCCTGCGGGGAAGCCACTTGCCGACGCCCGTCCACGCGTGGTGGTGGGCGGTGGGCAGGTGCGCCGCCTCGCGCAGGACGTGGTCGGCGACGGACAACTGCTCGTAGCGCCCGGCCGGTTCGGTGCGGTCGGACACGTCGCCCGGGGTGGTCAGGTCGACCAGGTCGTCGACATAGCAGGTGAGGGCGTAGCGGCCGTACTCGCGCTCCTGCGGAGTGAGTGGGGCGGGCCCTGACGCCAGTACCTGCCGGGCCAGTTCGCGGGTGCGGGCGACATGGCCGTGCGGGTCGGCCAGGGGCACGCCCCGGTCGTAGAGGAAGAGCACGGTGCCGCGGCGCCGGGCCCGGTCCCAGGCGAAGAACTCCGGCAGGTCCGCCACGGTGTTGAGGAACAGCTCGGCGACGCGGCCCTCGTGGCGGACCACCTCCCGGCCGCTGTGGCCCCGGTCCGGCAGGAGCACCGCCACGTCGAGGTCGCTGCTCGCCGTGGCCCGGCCGTGGGCGGCCGAACCGCCGAGCAGGGCGCCCAGCGCGTGCGGGTGGCGCGCCGCGACCAGCCGGGCGGCCGCCGCCCGGAACGCGCCCTGATCCTGTCCGTGCTCGGTCATCCGTGCCCCTTCATCCGTGCCCCTTCGCCCGTGCCCCGTCATCTGTGGTCGCTCATCCCCGACCTCTCATCCGCGACCTCTCATCCGCGACCTCTCATCCGTGGTCGCTCATCCGTGGTCGCTCATGGGAGCAGCAGCTCCTCGGCCTCGGCGACCGCGTGCGCCGACGCGGCGGGGTCGTCCGGCCGCAGCCCCGCCACGACCGCGTCGATGCCGCGCAGGCCCGCCCGGCGCAGGAGCTGCTTCTCGTTGGTGACCCAGGCGCCGCGCTCGGCGAGGACGGCGTGCGCGGACTGCAGGGCGGCCGTGGCGATGGCGCCCGCGGTCTCGGTGGCCTGACCGCGCGGTGCGTAGGCGGACTTGGCGTGGCCGAGGGTCATGGCGGCGCGCCGGCGCCACACCGGCGGGGCGGCCTCGCGCAGGGCTCGCGGGTACGCGGGGCGGGGGAGCGTGCTGCGCAGGACCTGGTTGAGGGCGAGTTCGGCGACGACCAGGTAGCTGGGGATGCCCGCGAGGTGGAACATCAGCGGTTCCCAGCGGAACCGGCCCTGTCGGGCCTCGGCGAGCTCGTGCTCGACCGCGTCGAGGTCGCGGTAGTGGACGTCGACGCTCCGGCCGTCGACCGTGAACCACCCGCCGCCGTTGAACACACCGCCGCCCCAGCCGCCGATCTCGGAGGCCTCCCCGGGCCAGCCGACGGCCCGCAGGTCGGCCGGGTCGAAGCGGTCCCGGTAGTACACCGCCAGGTCCCAGTCGCTGTCCGGGGTGTGCGTGCCCTGGGCCCGCGAGCCGCCGAGAGCGACGGCGTGCACGCCGGGGAGTGCCGCGAGCCGGTCGGCGACGGTGTCGAGGAAGCGGTCGTCGTTCGTGTCGGTCATCAACGCTCCGATCGTGTGCCTGCTCACTGAGCCCCCACCACGCACCAGCCGCGCCGGTCCGCTTCGGCGAGGACGCGCCCCCAGTCCTCGAGGAGGCCGGTGAACTCGTCGAAGGTGCGCACCCAGCCACCCCCCTGAGGCTTCGCGGCATGGGGGGGGGAAGGCCGCACGCAGCCCACCCGGCCGAGGCCGCACCCGCTCCCACGTCCCGGCCAGGCGCCGCACGCCGTCGGGTGACCGTGCGAGCGGCACGCCGTGCGGGACGGCGGAGCCCGCGCGGCCACTGCCAGTCACCCTCGACCGCACACGCGGCGCCCGGGCCGAGGTCCCACAGGCCCGTCTCGTCGGCGTACCAGGCCTCCCGCAGCCGTGGCAGCCGTTCGCTGGGCGGCATCCCGCCGAGCCACGACCGGTCGGCGATCAGCACGTTGATGTCCAGGCCCATTGGGACGAGCTTAGTGAGGGGGCGCTCGCGCCCGGGTACCCCCTCCCACCGGGCTCACCAGCTGTGCTCGACCTCGGTGCTGTGACGTTCAGTGTGTCGGCCAGTTCTGGGACGTACCGAGCGTGCCGGCCCCGAAGCTCCCACCGGGGCACCGGGAAGGCGATAGCCCCCGGTGGTTCTCGGGACTCCGCACAGGCCCCGGTCGAAGGGGCAACGGAGAGGTGCAAGTTGGAGTCCCGGCAGAGACATCACGTCCCAGTCGCATGGCCGTGCGGGCGCGGGCCCCGCGCATCTGACCCGCCGATACCGAAAGAGAGACCAGGAACGGCTGCGTCTTGCCGAGGCGGGTCCGGAACGCTCACCGGCCGATGAGTTCCGGTGGTGCCTGGGGTCCTACAGGATGAACGTCACTCGTCCGAAGGGACCCACCATGCCCGCGCACACCGAACAGCACCGCAAGGTCATCGCCGACGCTGTCGTCTCGATGGACGGATACACCAGTACAGGCCCCGAGGACGACATGAGCTGGGCCATGGAACACATCACCAGCGAGCAGAGCGAAGTCATGTATGAGGGGATCTGGCGCGGAGTGAGCACAGCGGTCGTGGGTCGTGTCAACTGGGAGGGGTTCACCTCCGTATGGCCCGGCCTGACCAGTGACCCGAGCAGTTCGGCCCGGACCCGCGATCTGGGCCATTGGCTCGCCACCGTCGACAAGGTGGTCATCTCCACGACCCTGCAGCAGTCCGACCTCGACAAGACGGAATGGACCAACGCCCGAGTCTCCCGCGACCTCGAAACCGAGGTGCGCTCTCTCAAGGCAGCGCCGGGCCGCGACATCCTCGTCCTGAACAGCGCCAGCATCATCCAG from Streptomyces flavofungini includes:
- a CDS encoding nucleotidyltransferase domain-containing protein, which produces MTDTNDDRFLDTVADRLAALPGVHAVALGGSRAQGTHTPDSDWDLAVYYRDRFDPADLRAVGWPGEASEIGGWGGGVFNGGGWFTVDGRSVDVHYRDLDAVEHELAEARQGRFRWEPLMFHLAGIPSYLVVAELALNQVLRSTLPRPAYPRALREAAPPVWRRRAAMTLGHAKSAYAPRGQATETAGAIATAALQSAHAVLAERGAWVTNEKQLLRRAGLRGIDAVVAGLRPDDPAASAHAVAEAEELLLP
- a CDS encoding MGH1-like glycoside hydrolase domain-containing protein; the encoded protein is MRSRPRALTAAALAATLALGLAPAADAARPDHGPPPAHTERQDLARQDSAAPATPATHPHATVPVRSYANVLDLQGVPTAAQPGEFNPVNVFADRGAWHAYALPSADDQASYGGFSGPLHIAQEYPWWLSKSFSRIRLTEAGKNLDLGAGGAPRLTSLPGALRQTYRLDGLRLTLDLRFATDRTALVRARIHNTGRVPRTLGAGWTGTLLRPDAPPQRDAPALTATARGAAVGFARVREKWDYLTDGTERFEVTHREPVRTTVTGDTYRSDLVAPLTLAPGAARSLDWTESYTFTAAERAREATSVRRVLAHPDANATAGEARWRRYVAAVTRGVPADRRRLAVKSLQTLVTNWRSAAGRIRHDAISPSISYKWFTGGVWAWDTWKQAVGTARFDPRLAQSQIRAMFDHQVRPDSPTRPQDAGMIPDAVFFNAPSDGGGNWNERNSKPPLAAWAVREVYRRGGDRAFLREMYPKLAAYQAWWYRNRDHDHDGLAEYGATVDPANDSAEQRRLAAAWESGMDNAPRFDAALGTSVVTNRDASGTVTGYSLTQESVDLNAYLAADQEHLAAIARTLGDRAGERRWRGRAEATHRAVRERMYEPGDGWFHDIALDGGERLTARGRGIEGAIPLWTGTASRAQAAAVRDRLTDSREFATPVPFPTVARSSPHFAPQRYWRGPVWLDQAYFAQAGLRRYGHTAPARALTDRLLTAAHGLSARGPVMENYDPLTGAPLNSPNFSWSAALLLPMLSRR
- a CDS encoding dihydrofolate reductase family protein, coding for MPAHTEQHRKVIADAVVSMDGYTSTGPEDDMSWAMEHITSEQSEVMYEGIWRGVSTAVVGRVNWEGFTSVWPGLTSDPSSSARTRDLGHWLATVDKVVISTTLQQSDLDKTEWTNARVSRDLETEVRSLKAAPGRDILVLNSASIIQALLKADLIDELCMTVLPTTLGRGVRLLPDGLSSKWRLSHAITIPETGAVALTYRRP
- a CDS encoding nucleotidyltransferase domain-containing protein; amino-acid sequence: MTEHGQDQGAFRAAAARLVAARHPHALGALLGGSAAHGRATASSDLDVAVLLPDRGHSGREVVRHEGRVAELFLNTVADLPEFFAWDRARRRGTVLFLYDRGVPLADPHGHVARTRELARQVLASGPAPLTPQEREYGRYALTCYVDDLVDLTTPGDVSDRTEPAGRYEQLSVADHVLREAAHLPTAHHHAWTGVGKWLPRRLLEADPVLGAALLRGHRTVAERADPAPLAAAARQVLDLLGGPLREGYAHRWTP